GGTCAGGTCCGACTTCAGCGTCCAGCTGGCATTGGTATAGCCGAATGACGAGGCGAGGTTCGGAATGTCGGAATACATCATCGCCTTGTAGCCCAGCGATTTCGCCGGATCGACGCGTTGCCCGTCGACGCTGAACGGAACTCCACCCATCAGCTGCATGTCGAGGCCGGTCGCCGTGACGATGATGTCGGCGGGCAGCAATTCGCCCGATTTGAGCCGGATGCCGCCCTTCTCGAACCGTTCGACATGATCGGTGACCACCGACGCTTTCCCCTCACGGATCGCGGCGAACAGATCGGCGTCGGGGACGAGGCAGATGCGCTGGTCCCAGGGATTGTAGCTGGGCGTGAAATGCGTCGCGACGTCGTAATCCGGGCCGAGCTCGTCGCGGACCATCTGGACGATCCGCTCTTTCGTCTTCTCGGGTTTCTTGCGCGCGATCCGGTAGAAGAACTGGCCGAGTGCGATATTCTTGGTCCGCGTCAGGCGATAGGCGATGCCGCCCGGCAGCTTCCGCCGCAGCCAGTTGGCGATGCCGTCCTCGCTCGGCCGCGAGACGATATAGGTGGGGGAGCGCTGGAGCATGGTCACATGCGCCGCCGCCTTCGCCATCTCCGGCACCAGGGTCACGGCGGTCGCGCCCGACCCGATCACGACGACACGCTTGCCCGCATAATCAAGCCCCTCGGGCCAATGCTGGGGGTGGACGATCGTCCCGGCGAAATCCTCGCGCCCCTCGAAATGCGGGAGATAGCCGGCCTCGTAATTGTAATAGCCCGAGCACATGAAGAGGAAGTTGCAGGTGAACTCGACCCGCTCCTGCTCCGGCCCGCGCGCGACCGTCACTGTCCAGTGTGCGTCAGGCGTGGACCAGCTAGCCGCGACGACGCGATGCTGGTGGCGGATATGCCGGTCGATGCCATGTTCGCGCGCGGTTTCGTCGAGATAGCGCAGGATCGACGGCCCGTCGGCGATCGCCTTCGCCTCCGTCCACGGCTTGAAGCTGTAGCCGAGCGTGTACATGTCGCTGTCGGAGCGGATGCCGGGATAGCGGAACAGGTCCCATGTCCCGCCCAACCGCGCGCGCCCTTCGAGGATTACATAGGAGCGGTCGGGGCAGTCGCGCTGGAGAAAATAGCCCGCGCCGATCCCGGATATCCCGGCGCCCACCACCACCACGTCGAAATGCTCGGCCATCGCGCTCTCCCGGCGGCGATACTTACATGCGTGTAAGTTGAGCGCAATGGGGCGCGGTCATTCCCGGTCGGTGGGGCAGAGCGCGACGCTGGCGGTGCGCTGGTCGATCAGCAGCGCGAAATTCTGGAGCGCATGCGCGCCGACGAGCAGTTCGGGAAAGCGATCGGACACGCGCACTTCGACATTGGCAAGCGATGCTGCGCCGATCCGGAACGGGCCGGCAACGGTCGCGCGATCGGTCTTGATCGTGGTGTTGGTCAGACTGCCCTCACCGCTTGCCGTGACCGCGCCGCCACCGATCCGCTCGAACAGCGACTGGGGCAGGACGAACGCGACGTTCGCTCCGGTATCCAGCTGTCCCTCGACCGTCACCGATCCGATCGTCACCGGCACGCGGAACGCGCGCGCATAGCCGAGCACGCCGGGCGCGTCGCGTCGCAGTCCTGCCGTGCGGGTGAAGGTCAGGCGCCGATTGGG
The genomic region above belongs to Sphingomonas sp. J315 and contains:
- a CDS encoding NAD(P)/FAD-dependent oxidoreductase, with protein sequence MAEHFDVVVVGAGISGIGAGYFLQRDCPDRSYVILEGRARLGGTWDLFRYPGIRSDSDMYTLGYSFKPWTEAKAIADGPSILRYLDETAREHGIDRHIRHQHRVVAASWSTPDAHWTVTVARGPEQERVEFTCNFLFMCSGYYNYEAGYLPHFEGREDFAGTIVHPQHWPEGLDYAGKRVVVIGSGATAVTLVPEMAKAAAHVTMLQRSPTYIVSRPSEDGIANWLRRKLPGGIAYRLTRTKNIALGQFFYRIARKKPEKTKERIVQMVRDELGPDYDVATHFTPSYNPWDQRICLVPDADLFAAIREGKASVVTDHVERFEKGGIRLKSGELLPADIIVTATGLDMQLMGGVPFSVDGQRVDPAKSLGYKAMMYSDIPNLASSFGYTNASWTLKSDLTCAYVCRLLNAMKKRGMRQVTPRVGADVTQENFLTFTSGYVQRAMDRFPKQGDKRPWRVHQNYTLDLIDLKFGGIDAGMEFSNPEPARVREPA